The proteins below come from a single Neospora caninum Liverpool complete genome, chromosome IX genomic window:
- a CDS encoding forkhead-associated domain-containing protein, related, which translates to MSISCLTWASDSHGLFDYESRNVFKKNFKVQCLQDSYRAIRIKTDVLLLPEEEAIQFLHQQREFPASDVRSLLKLQWTNGAYHVIPSHSSEVCIDPASHAGVHGAASHARSSNSSGALPSHVAAGQCPGSPLNRPTGGPSPRASSQGRHSGPAATLAFPSVSVPDSDRSPGGEANLPAADRCDALSRGQSLFPPENAHHTSRGGTAGGAGAAPLPNASHVVSPNPSPPSSLAPGTGTAEPPVSSLAGSGSGRLPEAEEPASSRAPSVDDPVQAGNVSNDGGSVSSARGTGFEARAPADSEALSPRRNPPSGTAPRFEGDTDSQNLEPAHGPALVSLGGTPSSPVDEGENGAGLRASGSPRHASPPPSAGFSGGPVAPEADPSLAAVTGSDVPRISAEKIWLVVRSLRERGGVTLREGDVMKLGRFRLKVKELVANYQQAARAQEHRLPAADADECETVAPEPENQNAGHSAASGEPEAPVPSPGGLGLAYDQVEHGPGGGSLQSHNDSSSPPEIRVPYASPPLDPLSLPGDRVSVLSAPSPTSPAATGDSGDRDQESGSEVREREREERLRVEGALDAEFLPPQSQTGPMPPTAAATDDEDVCGIERPRRNEGPRQASSFALPDGSVQDSHCSSLAPPAPPTPRQFSEGLRNSYGCFPPQRPACRICLCEAPDEDDAESRNNPLVAPCRCKEYGSPNADLDAGSMKHVHLQCLRTWMEGRLNIRSDGTTVGYFLRALDCELCKAPYPAFVDGGRGRVIELFEIPRPSFPYIILEPRSSHPSPSSPSPPALRRGLHVVSLATRRTARLGRGHESDIRLSDISVSRLHALIKFSQGAFWLEDQRSKFGTLVELKRPLKLERGGTGVALQVGRTVISIVVKRQWSFPLPVCLKGVRAPESDITVLECPQQASASSAPGHGPSIPPALTSPRHASGYAGPATASPEAPAGASRPFPVLPQMPQVAPAPQSLPSGPLGPSVRPPGPAELPGAASQNASPQSRPEAFGPSQVVVSPRSTLGGAARRAERQDLSLEAPGAQEAAAAPGGGEGVGQVDSGAVGAHTGTVRGAACLPQERQGGGAEPPRAGVSEREEAGEGEGAQGRSRQEAEGGGAAAGEASVERREREERVENEIDQAEGKEEGKEETAKAASGTVKREDEA; encoded by the exons ATGTCAATTTCCTGTTTAACCTGGGCGAGCGACTCGCACGGCCTCTTTGATTATGAATCCCGCAATGTGTTCAAAAAGAACTTCAAAGTTCAGTGCCTGC AAGATTCCTACCGCGCCATCCGCATCAAGACCGATGTCTTGCTTCTCCCCGAGGAGGAGGCGATCCAGTTTCTGCATCAGCAGCGTGAGTTTCCCGCTTCCGACGTCCGGTCGCTCCTCAAGTTACAGTGGACGAATGGAGCGTACCACGTGATTCCTTCTCACTCCTCAGAAGTGTGTATCGACCCCGCGTCTCACGCGGGAGTTCATGGGGCAGCCTCGCACGCGCGCTCGAGCAACAGCTCGGGTGCTCTCCCTTCCCACGTCGCTGCGGGCCAATGCCCCGGCAGTCCCCTGAACCGCCCGACCGGCGGGCCCTCGCCTCGTGCGTCTTCGCAGGGACGCCACTCAGGCCCCGCGGCGACGCTGGCCTTCCCCTCGGTGTCCGTGCCGGACTCCGATCGCTCCCCTGGCGGAGAAGCGAATCTGCCGGCGGCGGACCGCTGTGACGCGCTTTCCCGTGGacagtctctcttcccccctgAGAACGCGCACCACACGAGCCGGGGTGGGACTGCTGGAGGCGCAGGCGCTGCTCCGCTCCCGAACGCCTCCCACGTGGTGTCTCCGAatccctctcctccctcttcgctgGCGCCTGGCACAGGGACTGCCGAGCCGCctgtctcgtcgctcgccggTTCAGGCAGCGGGAGACTTCCGGAGGCTGAGGAGCCAGCTTCCAGTCGCGCCCCGTCGGTCGACGACCCCGTGCAGGCTGGAAATGTCTCCAACGATGGCGGGAGCGTCTCGTCCGCGCGCGGGACGGGCTttgaggcgcgcgcgcccgCAGACAGCGAGGCTCTGTCGCCTCGGCGGAACCCCCCATCGGGGACGGCGCCGCGTTTCGAAGGCGACACGGACAGTCAAAACCTGGAGCCTGCACACGGTCCAgcccttgtctctctcggcggaACCCCCTCTTCGCCTgtggacgagggcgagaacggcGCGGGTCTCCGCGCCAGCGGCTCGCCGAGGCATGCGAGTCCCCCACCCTCCGCTGGTTTCTCGGGGGGGCCCGTGGCCCCGGAGGCGGATCCGAGCCTGGCTGCAGTGACGGGGAGCGACGTCCCGCGCATCAGCGCAGAGAAGATCTGGCTTGTCGTGCGCAGtctccgagagagaggaggcgtcACGTTGCGGGAGGGCGACGTGATGAAGCTCGGTCGGTTTCGCCTGAAAGTGAAGGAACTCGTGGCGAATTACCAACAAGCTGCGCGAGCTCAGGAACACCGTCTCCCGGCGGCAGACGCAGATGAGTGCGAGACTGTGGCGCCGGAACCTGAAAACCAAAACGCGGGTCACTCGGCCGCCAGCGGCGAGCCGGAGGCCCCGGTGCCTTCGCCTGGAGGACTGGGACTCGCCTACGACCAGGTGGAGCATGGCCCCGGCGGCGGGTCTTTGCAGTCACACAACGACTCGTCTAGCCCCCCGGAGATTCGAGTCCCCTacgcgtctccgcccctcGACCCCCTGTCCCTCCCTGGGGACCGCGTCTCCGTGCTGTCTGCCCCGTCCCCGACGTCCCCGGCAGCaaccggagacagcggagacagggaccAAGAGAGCGGGAGCGAGGtgagggaaagggagagagaagaacgcctcCGGGTCGAAGGCGCCCTCGACGCGGAGTTCCTCCCTCCCCAGTCACAGACGGGTCCGATGCCTCCAACGGCAGCCGCCACGGACGACGAAGATGTCTGCGGGATTGAGAGACCCAGACGAAATGAAGGCCCACGGCAGGCGTCCTCGTTCGCCCTCCCCGATGGATCCGTCCAGGATTCTCACTGCTCTTCACTCGCTCCAC cggcgcctccgaCCCCGCGGCAGTTCTCTGAGGGCCTCAGAAACAGCTATGGATG cttcccCCCTCAGCGGCCTGCGTGCCGGATTTGTCTGTGCGAAGCAccggacgaagacgacgcagaaagcagaaacaaTCCGCTCGTCGCGCCCTGTCGTTGCAAAG AATACGGCTCTCCGAATGCGGATCTGGACGCAGGGAGCATGAAACATGTCCACCTCCAGTGCCTTCGGACGTGGATGGAGGGCCGACTGAACATACGCAGC GATGGAACAACGGTTGGATACTTTCTGCGTGCTCTAGATT GCGAGTTGTGCAAAGCTCCATATCCTGCCTTCGTCGACGGAGGACGCGGCAGGGTCATTGAGCTTTTTGAGATTCCGCGCCCTTCCTTCCCGTATATCATTCTAG AGCCGCGGAGCTCTCatccgtctccctcgtcgccgtcgcccccgGCGCTTCGGCGCGGGCTTCACGTGGTGTCtctggcgacgcgccgcacTGCTCGCCTAGGCCGCGGCCACGAGTCCGACATTCGCTTGAGCGACATCAGCGTTtctcgactgcatgcgctaaTCAAATTCAGCCAG GGAGCGTTTTGGTTGGAGGATCAGCGGAGCAAGTTCGGAACTTTGGTGGAACTGAAGAGGCCCCTCAAACTCGAACGCGGCGGCACGGGAGTTGCTCTTCAG gTGGGCCGTACAGTCATCTCGATCGTCGTGAAGCGGCAATGGAGCTTCCCGCTCCCGGTATGCTTGAAGGGGGTTCGAGCCCCAGAGAGCGACATCACTGTCCTGGAGTGTCCCCAGCAGGCGAGCGCGTCGTCTGCCCCGGGCCACGGGCCGTCGATTCCTCCCGCCCTCACGAGTCCCCGCCACGCCAGCGGATACGCCGGACCGGCGACCGCAAGCCCCGAGGCTCCCGCGGGGGCCTCAAGGCCGTTCCCGGTTCTCCCCCAAATGCCGCAAGTGGCCCCGGCCCCACAGAGTTTGCCGTCGGGGCCGCTCGGTCCGTCGGTCCGTCCGCCGGGGCCTGCCGAGCTGCCTGGCGCTGCCTCGCAGAACGCGTCGCCCCAGAGCCGCCCCGAGGCCTTCGGGCCCTCGCAGGTcgttgtgtctcctcgctcgacgCTCgggggagcggcgaggcgtgcCGAACGGCAGGACCTGTCCTTAGAGGCTCCCGGAGctcaggaggcggcggctgcgcccGGTGGAGGTGAGGGCGTTGGCCAAGTCGACAGCGGCGCAGTCGGGGCGCACACGGGGACGGTCAGAGGCGCTGCGTGTCTCCCCcaggagaggcagggaggCGGCGCTGAGCCCCCCCGCGCGGGCgtctcagagagagaagaggcgggagagggcgaaggcgcacagGGGCGAAGCAGGCAGGAAGCGGAGGGAGGTGGAGCcgcggcgggcgaggcgagtgttgaacggcgagagagagaggaaagagtcGAGAACGAGATCGACCAAGCAGAaggcaaagaggaaggcaaggaagagacagcgaaggctgCGTCGGGGACAGTGAagcgggaagacgaggcgtgA